Proteins from a single region of Apium graveolens cultivar Ventura chromosome 7, ASM990537v1, whole genome shotgun sequence:
- the LOC141672858 gene encoding histone H4 — MSGRGKGGKGLGKGGAKRHRKVLRDNIQGITKPAIRRLARRGGVKRISGLIYEETRGVLKIFLENVIRDAVTYTEHARRKTVTAMDVVYALKRQGRTLYGFGG, encoded by the coding sequence ATGTCTGGGCGTGGAAAGGGAGGCAAGGGACTGGGCAAAGGCGGAGCGAAGAGGCACCGCAAAGTCCTTCGAGACAACATCCAGGGCATTACCAAGCCTGCTATTCGAAGACTTGCTAGAAGAGGTGGAGTCAAGAGGATTTCAGGTCTCATTTACGAAGAGACTCGCGGCGTGCTTAAGATATTCTTGGAGAATGTTATCCGTGATGCGGTTACTTATACCGAGCACGCTAGGAGGAAGACTGTCACTGCTATGGATGTTGTTTATGCACTTAAGAGGCAGGGTAGGACTCTTTACGGCTTTGGTGGATAG